Proteins from one Embleya scabrispora genomic window:
- a CDS encoding acyltransferase family protein, translating to MRPVRLRPIEAPPVAHVGEPPRVRLAALDGLRFLAAVMVMLYHYAGFESGDETRAWDGRSAAELLPGLSRFAAYGWLGVELFFLISGFVICMSSWGRTLGDFFRSRVVRLYPAYWVAILLSAVVLRLWPTVRHAPRPSDVLTNLTMLQQPLGVPLVDGVYWTLWAELRFYLLFALVVGFGRGVTYRRTVLFCVVWTVAIVSAAGAHDDLLQGVTEPRYAPFFIGGVALYLVRRFGPDPLLWGIVGMSWLLAQNSAVEEMPRRVDANPPHLSATICMALVTVFYALMIALALGKLDRVSWSGLTTLGALTYPLYLLHENLGWTLIHALYRPGRPAWPVLAAVTVTMLISAWLLHRLAERPMSKALDKALTGSLTRLRTSDR from the coding sequence ATGAGACCAGTGAGACTCCGACCGATCGAGGCCCCACCCGTCGCGCACGTGGGCGAACCGCCCAGGGTCCGGCTGGCCGCTCTGGACGGGCTTCGCTTTCTCGCCGCGGTCATGGTCATGCTGTACCACTACGCCGGCTTCGAGAGCGGCGACGAGACCCGGGCCTGGGACGGCCGGTCCGCGGCGGAGCTGCTGCCGGGCCTGTCCCGGTTCGCCGCCTACGGCTGGCTCGGGGTCGAACTGTTCTTCCTGATCAGCGGGTTCGTGATCTGCATGAGCAGTTGGGGGCGCACCCTGGGCGACTTCTTCCGCTCCCGTGTGGTCCGGCTCTACCCGGCCTACTGGGTGGCGATACTGCTCAGCGCCGTGGTGTTGCGGCTGTGGCCGACGGTGCGGCACGCGCCCAGGCCGAGCGACGTGCTGACCAATCTGACCATGCTGCAACAGCCGCTGGGCGTCCCGCTCGTGGACGGCGTGTACTGGACCCTGTGGGCCGAACTGCGCTTCTACCTGCTGTTCGCCCTGGTGGTGGGGTTCGGACGCGGGGTCACCTACCGGCGTACGGTCCTGTTCTGCGTGGTGTGGACGGTGGCCATCGTCTCCGCCGCCGGCGCGCACGACGACCTGCTCCAGGGCGTCACCGAGCCGAGGTACGCCCCGTTCTTCATCGGGGGCGTCGCGCTGTACCTGGTCCGCCGGTTCGGCCCGGACCCGCTGTTGTGGGGCATCGTCGGCATGTCCTGGCTGCTGGCCCAGAACTCCGCGGTCGAGGAGATGCCCCGCCGGGTGGACGCGAACCCGCCACACCTGTCCGCGACGATCTGTATGGCCCTGGTCACCGTGTTCTACGCACTGATGATCGCCCTCGCCCTCGGCAAGCTGGACCGTGTCTCCTGGTCCGGCCTGACCACCCTGGGCGCCCTGACCTACCCGCTCTACCTGCTCCACGAAAATCTCGGCTGGACCCTGATCCACGCCCTTTACCGCCCCGGCCGCCCAGCCTGGCCCGTCCTCGCCGCGGTGACGGTCACGATGCTCATATCCGCCTGGCTCCTCCACCGCCTGGCCGAACGCCCGATGTCCAAGGCCCTCGACAAAGCCCTGACCGGATCCCTGACCCGCCTCCGCACCTCCGACCGCTGA
- the ychF gene encoding redox-regulated ATPase YchF encodes MSLTIGIVGLPNVGKSTLFNALTKNDVLAANYPFATIEPNVGVVGVPDPRLDKLAEIFGSARKIPATVDFVDIAGIVRGASEGEGLGNKFLANIRESDAICQVIRVFTDPDVVHVDGKISPADDKEIIETELILADLQTIEKVLPRLQKDSRLQKDKIAVAAAVQQAKEVLEAGTTVFAAGLDPEPLRELHLLTAKPFLYVFNVDEEELVNETLKAELRELVAPAEAIFLDAKIESELIELDEAEALELLQSLGQEESGLSILARVGFDTLGLQTYLTAGPKEARAWTVAKGATAPEAAGVIHTDFQRGFIKAEVIGFADLVETGSRTEARTKGKARMEGKDYIMQDGDVVEFRFNV; translated from the coding sequence TTGTCGCTCACCATCGGAATCGTCGGCCTGCCCAATGTCGGCAAGTCGACCCTTTTCAACGCCCTGACCAAGAACGACGTGCTCGCGGCGAACTACCCCTTCGCGACCATCGAGCCGAACGTGGGCGTGGTGGGCGTACCGGACCCGCGACTGGACAAGCTGGCGGAGATCTTCGGCTCGGCCCGCAAGATCCCGGCCACGGTCGACTTCGTGGACATCGCGGGCATCGTGCGCGGCGCGTCCGAGGGTGAGGGCCTGGGCAACAAGTTCCTCGCCAACATCCGCGAGTCGGACGCGATCTGCCAGGTGATCCGGGTCTTCACCGACCCCGACGTGGTGCACGTCGACGGCAAGATCTCGCCGGCCGACGACAAGGAGATCATCGAGACCGAGCTGATCCTGGCCGACCTGCAGACCATCGAGAAGGTGCTCCCGCGCCTGCAGAAGGACTCGCGGCTGCAGAAGGACAAGATCGCCGTCGCCGCCGCCGTGCAGCAGGCCAAGGAGGTCCTGGAGGCCGGCACCACCGTCTTCGCCGCGGGCCTGGACCCGGAGCCGCTGCGCGAGCTGCACCTGCTGACCGCCAAGCCGTTCCTGTACGTCTTCAACGTGGACGAGGAAGAGCTGGTCAACGAGACGCTCAAGGCCGAGCTGCGCGAGCTGGTCGCGCCGGCCGAGGCGATCTTCCTCGACGCCAAGATCGAGTCCGAGCTGATCGAGCTGGACGAGGCCGAGGCCCTGGAACTGCTGCAGAGCCTGGGCCAGGAGGAATCCGGCCTGTCGATCCTGGCCCGCGTCGGCTTCGACACTCTGGGCCTGCAGACCTACCTGACGGCCGGCCCCAAGGAGGCCCGCGCCTGGACGGTCGCCAAGGGCGCCACCGCCCCCGAGGCCGCCGGCGTCATCCACACCGACTTCCAACGCGGCTTCATCAAGGCCGAGGTGATCGGCTTCGCCGACCTGGTCGAAACCGGCAGCCGCACCGAAGCCCGCACCAAGGGCAAGGCCCGCATGGAGGGCAAGGACTACATCATGCAGGACGGCGACGTGGTGGAGTTCCGCTTCAACGTCTGA